The following is a genomic window from Pseudomonas parafulva.
TGGAGTGGCTGGATTCCCACGCTCAGCCAATGGTTGCAGCACCTGCTCATTCAGGACTTACCGCTAGCTTCCGAGGGTACGCTGCTGCGCTTGGCGCACCTGCAGCAGTACCAGATCGAGATGGAGTTCTGGTTTGCCAGCCACCGGGTCGACGTGCGCCGTCTCGACCAACTCGTCGTGCGCCACACCCACAGCGGCGCCGCGCGCCCGGCGGCACTGGCCAGTCAGCTCAATGGCATGTTCAAAGGCTTCATCGACCTGGCCTTCGAACTGGACGGTCGCTACTACGTGGCCGACTACAAATCCAATTGGCTCGGCCCGGACGGCAATGCCTACAACGCCCTGGCCATGGAGCAGGCGATTCTCGATCATCGCTACGACCTGCAGTACGTGCTGTACCTGCTGGCCCTGCACCGCCAACTGCGCGCGCGCCTGCCCGACTATGACTACGACCGCCATGTCGGCGGCGCGCTGTTCATTTTCCTGCGCGGCACCGGCAGTGCCGGTCGCGGCCTGTACGCGGTGCGGCCACCCCGTGAGCTGATCGAACAGCTCGATGCGCTGTTTCGCGGCGATCTCCAGCCCGAACAGCAGGACCTGTTTGCCGGAGCCACACCATGAGCCGCACCCTCGACGACCTGTTGCCCACCCCGTTGCAGGCCGAGCACCTGGCGGCCTTGGCGCCGCTTGCCGACAGCCACGATCTGCTGGCGCTGTTGGACCGGTGGGTCGAACGCGGCTGGTTGCGTGCGCTGGATCGCGCGTTCGTCAGCTTTCTCGCGGAGCGTGAGCCGGGCGGCGATCCGTTGGTGCTGCTGGCGGCGGCGTTGGCCAGTCATCAGTTGGGGCATGGGCATGTGTGCCTGGACCTGGAGCAGACGCTGGCCGAGCCTGACTTCGCGCTGTCGCTGCCGCCGGAGGGCGACGCCCTGGCCGGACCGTTGCTGCTGCCCTCACAACTGCTCGCCGCCCTCGAACCCGCCCTCTGGCGGCAGCGTATCGCAGCGAGTGGACTGGTGGCCGATGGCGATAGCGCCGGGCATGAGGCGCGGCCGCTGGTGCTCAGTGCTCAGCGCCTGTATCTACGCCGCTACTGGCGCTATGAGCGGCGTGTCGACCACTCGCTGCAGCAGCGCATCGCGACCCACGAAGCGATTCCCCACGACCTGCCGGCGCGTCTGGCGCAGTTGTTCGAAGGCGGTGCTCCGGCTGGCCAGGTGGACTGGCAGAAGCTCGCCTGCGCCCTGGCCACCCGCGCCGCCTTCAGCATCGTTACCGGCGGCCCTGGGACCGGCAAGACCACCACCGTGGTGCGCTTGCTGGCCCTGCTCCAAGGCCCGGCAGTGGAGCAGGGCAGGCCTTTGCGCATCCGCCTGGCGGCGCCCACCGGCAAGGCGGCAGCGCGCCTGACCGAGTCCATCGGTCAGCAAGTCGAGCGCTTGCAGGTGGACGCTACGCTGCGTGCGCAGATTCCCACCGAGGTGAGCACGGTGCACCGCCTGCTCGGCAGTCGCCCCGGCTCGCGGCATTTCCGCCACCACGCCGGTAACCCGCTGCCGCTGGATGTCCTGGTGGTGGATGAAGCGTCGATGATCGACCTGGAAATGATGGCCAACCTGCTCGACGCCTTGCCAAGCCGCGCGCGCCTGGTGCTGCTCGGCGACAAGGACCAGTTGGCGTCGGTGGAAGCCGGCGCGGTGCTGGGCGATCTGTGTCGCTATGCCGAGGAGGGGCGCTACACGGCGGCGACCCAGGCCTGGCTGGAGCAGGTCGGTGGCCAGTCGTTGCATGACAGCGGGCTGCTGCCTGGCGATGCGCAGCAGCATGCCCTGGCGCAGCAGGTGGTGATGCTGCGTCACTCCCGGCGCTTCGGTGAAGGCAGCGGTATTGGTCGGCTGGCACGGTGGGTCAACCTGCAGCAGGCCGAGCAGGCGCGCGCGCTGCTCAGCCTGCCGCCGGACGATGTGTTCGGCCTGGCGCTGCGCGGCGAGCACGACCGGGCCTTCGACCGTCTGTTGCTGGAGGGGCTGGGGCGTGGCGAAGAGGGGCCCCAGGGTTACCGCAGTTACCTGCGTACCCTCGGCCGCCATCGGCCGGCACCGGGTACACCGGCTGACGCGAGCGATTGGGAGCACTGGGCGGCGCGGGTGCTGGGCAGCTTCGAGGGTTTCCAGTTGCTGTGTGCCGTGCGCCGCGGTGCCTGGGGTGTGGAGGGTCTGAACGAACGGGTGGCGCGGGTGCTGCACGGCGCCGGCCTGATCGATACACGCCTGCCGTGGTACGAGGGGCGACCCGTGCTGGTCACCCGCAACGATTACGGCCTGGGCTTGATGAATGGCGATATCGGCATTGCCCTGCGGCTGCCGGACGAGACGGGTGAAACCTCGCTGCGCGTAGCATTCGCGCGCAACGACGGTTCAGGCGGCGTACGCTTCGTGCTGCCCAGCCGGCTCAACGAGGTGGAAACCGTCTTCGCCATGACGGTGCACAAGTCCCAGGGTTCGGAATTCAGTCACACCGCCCTGGTGCTGCCCGATGCGCTGAACCCAGTACTCACCAAAGAGCTGATCTATACCGGTATCACCCGTGCCAAAGCCTGCTTCAGCTTGATCGAGCCGCGAGCCGGCGTGTTCGAGGAGGCCGTCAAGCGCAAGGTGCGACGGATTTCTGGCCTTGCGCTGGAAAATATCTGACATTCGTCAATACCTTGGCATCGCGGCCTTGTGCTATCGTGCGACACATCTGAATTTAACTTGAGAAGTTTCCTAGATGTCAGTGGTTGTCTCGCCTCGGTGGCGGGTGGCGAACTGTGCGTTGTCGCTGTTGATCGTCGCCCTGTCGTCGTTCGCCGAGCCTGCGCGGGCGTATGCGCCGGCCACTGCGGTGCAGGTGCAACAGCGCGCCAAGGCAGTGACCCAAGTGGTCCTGGGAATCTTCAGCTACGCCCGGTGGCCGGTGGAGCCCGCGCCCTTGCGCCTGTGCCTGATCGGTCCCACCGAGTACGCCGATGACCTGATCAAGGGCGAGCTGCAGACTGCATCGCAACCCTTGCAGGTGCGTCGTCTGCTGGCCGACGACCCCCGCACCGCCGAGACCTGCGATGCGGTGTATATCGGTCGACTCGACACGGGTGAGCGTGATCGGCTGTTCAACGCGCTGGTCGGCCATCCGGTGCTGAGCATCAGCGAGGCGGACGACCCGTGTACGGTCGGCAGTCTGTTCTGCCTGCGCGTCGAGGACGAGCAGGTGAGTTTCGCGGTCAACCTCGACTCGGTGGCGCGCAGCGGCTTGCGTATTCATCCCAGCGTGCTGCAATTGTCGCGGCGTCGGGCTGCGCAGCCATGACCTCTCGCCTCACGCGCAGACGCCGGCCGACCTTGCGCGCCGCACTCGGCCGCGGCCATCTGGCCATCGCCCTGCTGGCGGTCGGCCTGGCCGGTATCTCGGGAACCTTGCTCGGCGTTGCCGCCCTGCGTGTGCATGCCAATCACAACCTGGAACTGATCGCCCGCTCGATCAGCTACACCGTGGAAGCCGCGGTGGTGTTCGACGACAGCCCCGCCGCCAGTGAGGCCCTGGCAGTGATCGCAGGCAGCGAGGAGGTCGCCGACGCCAAGGTCTTCGCCCTCGACGGCG
Proteins encoded in this region:
- the recD gene encoding exodeoxyribonuclease V subunit alpha, coding for MSRTLDDLLPTPLQAEHLAALAPLADSHDLLALLDRWVERGWLRALDRAFVSFLAEREPGGDPLVLLAAALASHQLGHGHVCLDLEQTLAEPDFALSLPPEGDALAGPLLLPSQLLAALEPALWRQRIAASGLVADGDSAGHEARPLVLSAQRLYLRRYWRYERRVDHSLQQRIATHEAIPHDLPARLAQLFEGGAPAGQVDWQKLACALATRAAFSIVTGGPGTGKTTTVVRLLALLQGPAVEQGRPLRIRLAAPTGKAAARLTESIGQQVERLQVDATLRAQIPTEVSTVHRLLGSRPGSRHFRHHAGNPLPLDVLVVDEASMIDLEMMANLLDALPSRARLVLLGDKDQLASVEAGAVLGDLCRYAEEGRYTAATQAWLEQVGGQSLHDSGLLPGDAQQHALAQQVVMLRHSRRFGEGSGIGRLARWVNLQQAEQARALLSLPPDDVFGLALRGEHDRAFDRLLLEGLGRGEEGPQGYRSYLRTLGRHRPAPGTPADASDWEHWAARVLGSFEGFQLLCAVRRGAWGVEGLNERVARVLHGAGLIDTRLPWYEGRPVLVTRNDYGLGLMNGDIGIALRLPDETGETSLRVAFARNDGSGGVRFVLPSRLNEVETVFAMTVHKSQGSEFSHTALVLPDALNPVLTKELIYTGITRAKACFSLIEPRAGVFEEAVKRKVRRISGLALENI
- a CDS encoding YfiR family protein, whose protein sequence is MSVVVSPRWRVANCALSLLIVALSSFAEPARAYAPATAVQVQQRAKAVTQVVLGIFSYARWPVEPAPLRLCLIGPTEYADDLIKGELQTASQPLQVRRLLADDPRTAETCDAVYIGRLDTGERDRLFNALVGHPVLSISEADDPCTVGSLFCLRVEDEQVSFAVNLDSVARSGLRIHPSVLQLSRRRAAQP